ATATTGTTAGTCTTTGTCAGGAGGGTGAGAAAAAACTGGCAAGAGAGGATATACCATGTCTGTTGCCATAATGATCGCCAGCTTTTTTGTGTTTCTCTCGCTGGGTATCCCGGTTGTGTTGTCTTTATTAGCGGGCTCTCTAACCTATCTGGCGTTCAACCCGGATCTGTCTATTTTATTGATACCGATAAAACTGTTTAGAGCGACGGATGCCTTTGTTTTTCTTTCGGTGCCATTGTTTGTTCTGGCAGGAAAATTGATGAACCTGACTGGAACCACGGAATCATTGATCGAATTTTCCGACATGCTGGTCGGTCGCCTAAGGGGAGGGCTGGCCCATGTCAATATCCTCGTCAGTATGTTTTTCGGTGGCTGTACCGGAGCGGCAATTTCGGATACGACCGCAGTCGGTTCAGTACTGATTCCTTCAATGGTCAAAAAAGGGTATCCAAAAGATTTCAGTGCTGCGGTGACCGCTGCGTCTTCGACCATGGGGCCAATCATTCCCCCCAGTTTGGCTTTCATCCTTTACGGGGCGATCAGTAATGTTTCGATCGGCGACCTGTTTTTAGCCGGGATCATTCCTGGCATATTGGTCGGCGTTTTCCAGATGTTTGTGGTTTTTTATTATGCGAAAAAATACGATTTTCCGAAAAGAGAGCAACGCTATACAGCCAGACAGGCGCTGAAGTGCTTTAAAGAGGTGAGTTGGGGATTAATGCTTCCCGTTATTATTGTCGGGGGGATTGCGACGGGCTTTTGTACCCCGACCGAAGCTGCCGCCATTGCTGTTTTTTATTCTCTTTTCGTCGGGTTGGTGGTTTACCGTAACCTGGGTCTGAGGCAGATTCTGTCTGCTATGAGGGACAGTGCGATAGAGAGCGGCGCCATTATGATTATTGTTGCAGCGGCGGCTTTGTTCGGCTGGGTCCTTGCGATGGAGCAAGTCCCAATGAAGTTGGCAGAAGCGATATTGGATATCACATCGTCCCCTTGGCAGGTGTTGATTCTGGTTAACTTGGCGTTATTGTTGTTAGGGATGTTCATGGATTATGCTCCAGCGGTCATTCTGGTGACTCCTATTCTCATCCCTCTGTATATCCAGATTGGCCTTGATCCTCTCCAGGCCGGGGTCATGACATGCGTCAATTTGATTACCGGACTGGCAACGCCCCCGGTTGGCTGTTGTCTGTTTGCTGCTTCGGTCATTTCGGGGGAAGCTTTCGAAAAGGTATGCTGGGCAATTTTTCCATTTATTTTGATGAATTTATTAGTGTTGGCCCTGGTAAGCTATTGTCCTGTCGTGACGACTTTCATTCCGAAAGTGATTTTTGGTCACTGACGATTATCAACGACGATATTTCAGATGATGAGATGATCTGGTGAATTGCTATGAAAATTAAAACCGATTCCGCCCCAGAAAAGGTTGTAAAACGAATTTTAAAGGAAATAGAGAACCATCAGCTCAAGCCTGATGACCAATTACCGAATTACCGGGAATTGGCTGGCAAGTACGGAGTTGGAATATCGACGATCCGTGAAGCAATAAATGCCCTTGCGGTCATGGACAAAGTGGTCGTTATTCAAGGGAAAGGAACCTTCATCAAGAATCCTCCTCCCGAAGAAAAGGCTCTGAAGGAAGCCGATGTCTGTAGCCTTTTCCGCCATGCCAGTGTGTACAATCTTATGGAAATTCGTGAGGTTTTGGAGTGCCATGCGGTGCAGAAGGCGGCGGAAGTCATTAGTGAAGAACAGATTGTGGTTCTTCAGGAAGTCTTCGAAAGACTTGAAAATAGCTACGGTGAAGAATATCTCTATCTGACTGAAGACATTGCTTTTCATGTCGAAATTGCGCGGGCCGGGAAAAATCCCCTGCTCGGTGAACTGCTAAAAATTATTCATCTCATGGTCAATCAAAAGACTTCGGTCATTTTCCAGACCGCCTCTTCCGAAAATATCCGCAATGCCATTGTGACCGCCAGGCAGGTTCTCAACTTCATTATTGCAGGTGAAGGAGGGCGTGCCCAACGATGTATGCGTGAGCATTTAGCTATCACCAAAGAGATTATATTAAAAACATTGTTGGATGAGAGGTTGTCATAATCTGGAGGAATCCCGCCTGTTGCGAGAGTCGATATTGATAATTTTTGAAAGCCTGATTTCTGTGTGACGTTGGTCTCCTGCAAACGTTTTTTGGGGGAGGGCTTTTTTCGACTCCGTTGCAGTCCAAATCCGCGTTGATAGCTTCCGTCGCTGCCAAACAAGATTGACGATAAAACCCGTAGCAACCCGAAGCAGCACCTCTGGTTCGCCAGAGCGTGGTGCGTCTCCGGTTATCAAACCTGCTTGGTGGTGGCGGTGTGAGCATGCTGTATTTAATTATGAGGTTTGAACAGTGACAATAAAACAAGTGACAAAAATCGATGTCATAGATTCCCACACCGGTGGTGAACCCACTCGCCTGGTTATCACCGGAGGCCCTGATCTTGGGGAGGGCGATATGGCCGAACGCAGAGAAGTCTTCCGCAATAAATATGATCATTGGCGGGCCGGGATTGTGAATGAGCCCCGTGGTTCTGCAGAGATTGTTGGGGCCTTGCTCTGTAAGCCGCAAAACCCATCGAATACCGCAGGTGTTGTCTTTTTTAATAATATTGGATATTTAGGGATGTGTGGGCATGGTACGATCGGGCTTGTGAGTAGCCTTGCCTATCTCGGACGGATAACCCCAGGGCAGCATGTTATTGAGACTCCGGTCGGGAACGTCAATACCATTCTTCATGACTCCGGCGAAGTAACGGTGAACAATGTCGTCAGCTACAGGTTTAAACAAGGAATTTCTATCAATGCCGGGGAATACGGAACCATCTCTGGCGATATTGCCTGGGGTGGAAACTGGTTTTTTCTGACCGCGGATCATGGACAGAATATCAGTGCCCAAAATATTGATGTATTAACGGATTGCGCTGAAAGCATCCGCTTTGCACTGAACGCAGCGGGGATCACCGGCGCAGGAGGTCAGCCCATCGATCATATCGAACTGTTTGGAACCCCTTCGACAAAGGTTGCCGACAGTCGGAATTTTGTCCTTTGCCCCGGTGGCGCTTATGACCGCTCACCCTGTGGGACAGGAACCAGTGCCAAGCTTGCTTGCCTTGTGGCGGATAAAAAACTTGTTCCGGGACAAGGCTGGCGGCAGGAAAGCATCACTGGCAGTATCTTTGAAGGTCATGTTCGCATTGAAGACGGGCACATTTATCCAAGCATTAAAGGGATGGCTTTTGTCACCGGAGAAAATACCCTTGTTTTTAACGAGGCAGACCCTTTTTGCTTCGGCATATTTTGATCTGGACTGTTTTGCGGAAACTCAGACGCTGCTCAACTCCCGGGCCAGCTCCCCGAGTCGGGCGAGGCCCTGTTCCAACCGCTCGTTCCAGATACCGTTGCAGCTTAAGCGGATGAAGTTGTTGTAGCGGTCCTGGGTGGAAAATATCGGCCCCGGCGCCAGGCTGATCCCCATGGCCCGGGCCCGATAAAAATACTCCACCGCGTCAATCCCTTGCGGCAGTTCGACCCAGACCGCGGCGCCTCCGGCCGGGTGGGCGGCACGGGTGGCGGGTGGGAAATCGCGTTTCAGTCCCAGCAGCACGGTTTCCACCTGGGTTTCAATGGCCCTGCGCAAGCGGCGCAGGTGGCGCTCATAATACCCCTCGCGCAAGAACGCGGCCAGCGCCATCTGGTTGGGTGAGGCGGTGCAGATATTGGTGGTGGTTTTCAGCTCGACCGCCTTGTCGTAAAAGCGGCCGGGGATCATCCAGCCGACCCGGTAGCCCGGTGCCACGGTTTTGGAAAAGGATGAGGCCAGGATCACCAGCCCCTGTTCATCAAAGCTTTTGCAAGTCGCCGGTCGCCGCCCGGCAAAGGAAAGTTCCCCGTAGACATCGTCTTCCACCAGCGGAATGTTGCGCCGGGCCAGAATTCCGACAATCTCTTTTTTGACCTCATCCGGCGTCAGACTGCCGTCCGGGTTGTTGAAATTAGGAACCATGATGACGGCACGGATATCAAACCGATTGATGGCCCGGCGAATGTCAGCGGGGTCGATGCCGGTTGCCGACGAGGGGATTTCGATGGCGCGCAGGCCGCAGTTTTCGAGTAACTGCAAAAAACAGAAATAGCTGGGCGACTGAATCAGCACATTGTCGCCCGGTCGGGTCAGCAGACGCAGGGCGATGGCGATCCCTTCCAGGGCACCGCTGGTGATGAGAATCTCTTCGGCGCTGGTGGCGATGCCGGCGTCCAGGGCACGCATGGCGATCTGCCGACGCAGTTCCAGGTCGCCGTGAACACCGGTATAGTTCAAGGCTTTGGCCGGATCGGCGCGCAGGGCCGTGGTCAGCAGGCGGGTCAGGGTCTTGCCGGGGAGCAGTTCTTCCGCCGGAGAGACCACGCCGAAGGGGAGCAAACTGTGGTTGCCGAGGGCCTCCAGCACGGTCTGGATCAGATCGCTGCGCTGGCCGAACGTCGGAATCATCGGCAACTGCGGACGGCTGACCGGCTGGGGAAGTTCCCGGGCCGTGGCGGTGACAAAAAAACCGGAGCGTTCACGGGAGCTGATCACCCCTTTTTTTTCCAGTTCCAGATAAGCCTGGCTGACCGTCGAAATGCTGACCTGCAGTTGGCGGCTGAGCTGACGCAGGGACGGGAGTTTCTCTTCCTTTTTCAGGGCGCCGCTCTCGATCAGCGTCAAGAGGTGTTTTTCAACCCGACGGTAGCGAAAAAGATCCTGTTCCAAGGTCGTTCCCATTCTGTTTGATCTGTTATGGTTTAGTTTTTAAAAAACTGTATCTGTTTTGAGAACAGATTATGCGGTTTACTCTGTCTACACAATCCCTATTTTTATTTGAGTTCTGTTCTGTAGACACCAAGGAGATCAAGATGAAGACCATCGGCCTGTTAGGCGGCATGAGCTGGGAATCCACCATTCTTTATTATCAGTTACTCAACGAAGGGGTCAGGGCGCGTTGCGGAGGGTTGCATTCGGCGAAAATCCTTTTGCACAGTGTTGATTTTGCCGAGATTGAACAGCTGCAGACCTCGGGTCGCTGGGATGAAGCGGGGCGTGTTCTGGCGGCCGCAGCCCAGGGCCTTGAGCAGAACGGCGCCGAGTTGATCCTGATCTGTACCAACCTGATGCACAAGGTCGCCCCGGCCATTGAAGCATCGCTACAGGTCCCGCTGCTGCATATCGCCGATGCCACCGGTCGGGCCATCCAGGCCCAAGGATTGGGCAAAATCGGGCTGCTCGGAGCACGTTACACCATGGAGGAGGGTTTCTACCGCCAACGGTTGCAGGACAAGTTCGGCCTTGAGGTGGTGATTCCGGCTGCGGCGGAGCGTGAATTTGTGCATCGGGTGATTTTTGATGAGCTGTGCCGGGGGATCTTCACGGATTCTTCCCGTCAGCGCTATCTGGAAATAATCGAAGGGATGAGGCAGCAGGGCGCACAAGGGGTTGTGCTGGGCTGTACGGAAATCCCCCTGCTGGTGCGCCAGAGCGATACCGAGCTGCCTCTGTTCAGCACCACGGCCCTGCATGCCGAAGCCGCGCTGGAGGCTGCGTTTGCCGAGCTTGAAGCCGTTGTCAGCTGAGTTGAACGGGCTGATTTTATCGCTATGACAGACACTTTGTCCGGCGGTGGCCAGTCGCAGGTTGTTGAAAAAGCCCATCCCTGGCCTTTTTCAAGCCCGGTGGAGAAAAGGGTGGTGTCCTGAATGGCGCTAGTTTAAGCAACTTTGCAGTAAACTCGGGACTGTCCCCAGGGTCATCGGGGGCTGTCCCAAGAGTTTGCGAGCCATGAAACTGTCGCGGTCCGCACCGCAAAGACCAGGGACAGCCCCCGGGCGGGGACAGTACCGGTTTTGCTGCCATCGCCCCTTAAACTAGCGCCATTCCGAGGCGTCATTGATTTTGATCGCCCATCCATGGGCTCGGCAGGCTGTTTTTCAACAGCCTGGTCGTGCTCGATAAGCGGCTGAAAAACGCCGGCGCCGGAAATTGCTCCACCAGTAAACTCTGCTACTATTGAAGGGCAGCTGACGCAGCTTAAAGCGGCTGGCGATGTTCCCTTCAATGATAACAAAGGAGTTTATAATGGCAGCGAAGAAAATCTTGATGCTGGTTGGTGATTTTGTTGAAGATTACGAGGTCATGGTTCCTTTTCAGGCGTTGCAGATGGTCGGTTATACGGTTCATGCGGTCTGCCCGGATAAGAAGGCTGGCGATTCCGTGCGTACCGCCATTCACGATTTCGAGGGGGATCAGACCTACAGTGAAAAGCCCGGCCATAACTTTGCTCTGAATGCCACCTTCGCCGAAGTCCGGGCCGACGCTTATGACGCCCTGGTGATCCCGGGCGGCCGGGCTCCGGAATATATCCGTCTCAATCCGGACGTGATCAAGATCGTTAAGCATTTTGCGGCGGCGGATAAGCCGATTGCGGCGGTCTGCCACGGTGCCCAGGTGCTGGCCGCTGCCGACGTGCTGAAGAACAAGACCTGCTCCTGCTATCCGGCCGTGGCTCCGGATGTGGCCAGTGCTGGCGGCACCTACGCGGATATTCCGGTGGACAAGGCTTATGTCGACGGCAAACTGGTCACTTCTCCGGCCTGGCCCGCCCATCCGGAATGGCTGGCTAAATTCCTTGAAGTGATGGGAGCCAAAATCGAACTGTAAACATATTGGCTTAAGCGCATATGGTTTTGCGACCGGTCCTTGATCTGTTCTCGGGCCGGTTTTTTATTTATTATTCCAGAGCGCTAGTCCAAAGCTAGGTTCTATGAATTGATTCCTTCCCCCTTGATGGGGGAAGGTTAGGGTGGGGGTGGAAATGCTTGAGCTGTTTCCCCCCTCACCCCAACCCTCTCCCACGAGGGAAGAGGGGGCTATTTTAGGGACTTTCAGTCCCGTTAAAACCTATGCACATTCAGTGCATAGTGGTTGAGTCGTTCCCAACTCTCGCGGACACGTGCTGGTGGTAACCGCCTGCGAGTTTACAACGGTCCGGTTATGGTGCGCGATCAGAGCAGGATCAGCAGGGCCGGAGCAGCCAGGCAGATGAAGCAGAACATGGTCCAGAGCAGCATTTTACGGGTGCCGAGGACGCCGACCATGGCCAGTTTGAATGCCAGGTTGGAGACATAGGCGAGCAGAATGCTGATGGCGGCCTGGGATTCGGCCAGGGTGCCGGTTTCAACCAGCCTGGCATTGGTCAGGGTGATGGCGTCGACATCCGTGAGACCGGAGACCAGGGCGACAATATAGACCCCGCCTTCGCCGAGAAAATCTTTTCCCGCCGACACCGCCAACAGGATGATCGCATAGAGCAAGCCAAACCATAAAGCCTGGCGCATTTCAACGGGGTTGCGGATGACTGGTAATGGCGTTTCCTGATGGCTGCTCTGGCGCCAGATCAGAAAGGCCGGCACCTGGCCGGCCAGGAACATCATCACCAACGGTATGGCCAGCTGTGTCAGCAACTGCAGGTGAATGATCCCGACCAGAAAGGCGATCCGGATCAGGACCACCGCTGAGGCAACCGATACGATCAGGGCTCCGATCATGGACAGCTCGTTGTTGCTGCGCGAATGACGGCTGAAGGACAGGGTCGTGGCGGTGCTGGAGACCAGTCCGCCGAGAATCCCGAGGACCGGGCCACCCCAGCGTTGGCCGACCAGTTTGAGGGTGACATAGCCGATCAGGTTCAGGGCGCTGATCATGACCACCATCAGCCAGATATTGGCAGGATTCAGGGCATGATATGGACCATAACCACGGTTCGGCAGGATCGGCAGGATAATGAAAGCAATCAGCCCGAACTGGAAAATGGCAAAGATATCCCGCTCCGAAAGTTTGCGTGAAAACTCCTGCAGCTGGGGTTTGAAGTACAGAATCACGGTGGTGATCAGGCTCAGGGCAATGGCTTCCAGGGACTGTCCCAAGGGGATCAGGACACCGATCCCATAAGCGATCAGCAAGGCCACGGAGGTAGTCAGACCGGCGGCGATATCTGCCCGAAAACGTAAAAAATGAACCATGGCGGACTGGACCGTCACAGCCATGATGCCGCCAAACAATATCCAGCTGTTGACTATGTTTGTCGAGATCTGACTGCAAATCGTGCCGAACAATGTGGTCAGGATAAAGGTCCGCAGCCCGGCCAGCCGGGTATCCTTGCGTTCCCGCTCCAGGCCCATCAGCGCCCCCAGCAGGATGGCCAGCAGATAATTCTCGAGCAGTTGCAACGATGCCGCTTCCATAATTCTTCCCCACTGTTTCCGAACCATTGCTGAGGCGTCATGGGACGTGCTCTTCATCCTGTTAAAGCATAGCAAATGAAACCTGTTTCGAGGAACAGGTTGCCTGAAAGAGCGTGTCGCGGGCTCAATGTCGAGGCATTGTCATGAATCGCTGGGAAGGAAAAGGGCGTGAAAAATCAATTTACTTCGTTCCTAAGATCAGTTAGATTTGTCATGTTTAATGTTTGTGCCCGTTATCATTGCCTGCATGAGGCCTTGCTCTGATGAAAGCATACGGCGTTACATTGTCCCGGTCTTTATCTCTCCTGCTGCTCATCGGGTTGTCTTTGTTTGTTCCGCTGTCCGTCGTTGCGGAAGAACAGCGTGGGGTTCTGATCACCGCCGGCCCGGCTTGGAACGGATTTACCAATAAAGATGGCCACGGTCTTTATCATGACCTCATCCGCTTGATCTACGGTGCCCGCTTCTCCGTGAAACATCTTTATGTACCGACCGTTCAGGCCAACAACCTGGTGGCCGCCGGTCGCGCTGACATCAAACTTTGTGAAACAAAAGAGGTTCCACCTCTGCATTTGGCCGCTTATCCGCTCTATGAAAATGCTTATTTCGCCTTTTTTCTGAAAGCGAAAAACCCTTTCTGGGAGGGGCTTGACAGTTTGACGGGGAAACAGGTGGTCTGGCGGGAAGGTTACTATTCGCAAGCCGATTTTCCGGTCGCGGTCAATGTCAGGGAGGTGCGCAGCGGCGAATCCGCCCTGATGATGGTGATTCTGGGGCGCGCCGATTACTATATCGACGATCGGCAGTTGATCAACGAATCTTTGCAACTGGCAAAGCTGGATTTCGACGCACAGCGGTTCGGGCTTGAAGTTGTCGGTCAGCGCCGGTATTACCCGGTCTTTGCCGACAGCGAGAGAGGCCGGAAACTGCAAGAAGAATTCGAACTGGGCCTTGAGAGACTGTACCGCAGCGGTCAACTGGAACCGGTTTATCGGCAATGGGGCTTTCCTGTTCCGCATTTTTCTTTTCCCCAACAGCGGGATAGCCATCTTGACAGGGGGAATCATTGAAAAGCGCCAAGCTGAAGAACAAATTGCTGCTCAGTATGTTGCTGACCTGTTCCTTGATTGTTCTGACGGTCAGTTTCTATCAGGGGTACCTGCGGTTGGAAAGGCAGAAGCAGCAGATTCAACAGGAATTTATCAGCTTTGAAAACGGCGCGATGAACTCCATCCGCGAAGCGGTCTGGCTGTATGACTGGGACATGGTGCAGACCATTGTTGAAAACCAGACCAGCAAGGTGATCACCTATGCGGAAATATGTGATCGCTCTGCTGCTCGCTGCTTCAAGTTCGGCCTACGCGACGAGGTTCCTTTTCTGGAACACGCCAGTGACATTGCGCATCGGGAGCCAACGACCCGGAACCAGGTGGATATCGGCACGATTTACCTGCAGGCTCATTATGAGCCTTTTTCCGTCTCCATTCTCAGGGATTTCCCGGAATTGTTACTGGCCAATGGCATCAGCGTTTTCGGTGTTGCCATTATCCTTTTTTTCCTGTTCCACCGCCAGGTCGTTAATCGGCTGCAGCAGGTGGAGTCCTACGCCCGCGCCATCGACCTGAACAATATTGATCGACTCAGTACACTGAAGGTGCCGGAAAACCGCTACCGGGATGATGAAATAGATCACCTGGTCGATGCCATCAACGGGATGACGGCCCAGCTAAAAGATGATCTTGAGCAGCGCCAGCAACTGGAACAACGCTTGACCCAAGCCCAGAAAATGGAGGCCCTGGGGACCCTGGCTGGCGGGATCGCCCATGATTTCAATAATATCCTGTCCGCAGTGCTGGGGTTCGCCCAGTTGAGTTACACCCGTTGCGAACCGGGCTCGAAGTTGCAGCAATACCAGCAGCAGATTATCCAGGCGGGAGATCGGGCTAAAAAACTGATTGGTCAGATCCTGTTATTCAGCCGCCGTGCGGAACCGGTTCGGGAAGCGTTGAACTTAGCTGAGATTATCAGGGAGGATACCCCGTTATTGCGTGCTTCATTGCCAACCAGCGTGGATATTGCCATTTTCCTGGATGACGAGATCCGGGTTCTTGGCGATGCCACGCAATTACATCAGGTCGTCATGAACCTGACGGCCAACGCCGGGCATGCCATGCGGGAAAACGGCGGACACCTGACCATCGCCCTGGCCCGCAAAAAACTTGCTGGCGCGGCTGCAGCGCGCTTGGACCTGGCCCCTGGACGCTATGCCTGCCTGACGATCCGGGACACCGGACCCGGCATCCCGGAAGAGATTCGCAAGCGGGTTTTCGAGCCGTTCTTTTCGACCAAAAAAGTCGGTGAAGGCACCGGCATGGGCCTGGCGGTAGCGCATGGCATTATCCGCGCTCATGGCGGAGTTATCGACCTGGCTGGCGAGGCGGGGGAGGGGGCCTGCTTTTACGTTTACCTGCCGGAGACCGATCTTTGTGTGGAAAAGAAGATTCCCCCCGCCACGACCTTAACGGGGGGCGGTCAATCGATTGTCATTGTCGATGACGAGTTGCCGGTGGCCGAGTTGGGGCGCGAGATACTGGTTAATCTGGGGTATCGTGTCGCGGTCTACAATGACCCAAACCAAGCCTACCAGGATTTGTCAGCCGCTGACATGGCGATAGATCTGCTCATTACCGATCTGACCATGCCGGGAATGGGCGGCCTTGATCTGGCGAAAAAGCTCAGAAGTCGGAATCTGAATTGGCCGATCTTGCTCTGGACAGGATTTGCCGACAAAGCCGAAGCCGCAGATTTGTCGGCCGGGGCGATATCCCGGGTCTTACGCAAACCGTTCACCATCGAATCCCTTGCCGAGGCCGTCCACCAGGGGCTGAGCGGGAAGAGCGGAGGTCTGGCGTGAAAAGCATTGAGCGCAGAGGAAAGGTTCTGATTCTGGCCTGGTTATTGGTTGGGTGCCTTGCTGGACCGGCTTTCAGTCTGGAAACGATCCGGGTCAATACGTCAATCAAACCGCCGTTTTCCACGCTGGCGCAGGATGGTTTTTTTGACCTGTTGGTCAAGGAACTGTTTGCCCGCATTGACATTCAGGTTGAATTGATCAGATTGCCGGCAGAACGGGCACTGCAGATGGCAGATGATGGCTACAGCGACGGCGAGATCCCCAGAATCGGGGGGTTGAGTGAGCAATATCCGAACCTTATTGCCGTTTCCGAACCGGTGATTGACTACAATTTTGTCGCCTTCGTCCGCAAACCAGCACATGAGCGGATGAGCTGGCAGCGACTCGCGGGGGAGGATGTCGGGATTATTATCGGCTGGAAAATTTACGAAGAGCGTGTACCGGCCACGGCCAAGATCACCCGGGTTGCCTCGCCCGCTCAGTTGCTGGATCTACTCAGCGCCGGACGGATAAAATTCGCCCTCTATGAACGCTATGCCGGCTATCACCTGCTCAAGGAATACCATCATAACGACATGGTGGAATGCTTACCCCCGCTGGCCGTGCGGCCGATGTTCCTCTATCTGCATAAAAAACATGCCGCCCTCATCAAGCCGCTGGCTGCCGCACTGCGGCGGATGAAAGAGGATGGCAGCTGGCAACGCATCGCCGTTCAAACCCTCGGCTCGCCCACCACGAAATAACCTCGCGGGATCCCATGAGCGTCCAGTCGCAAAGAACTGACGGGAGCAATCAGGGCCCGAAGCTTTCCTTCAGCAGTTCCGTCATGGTCCGTCCGCAGCAGGTCATATCTTTTTTCTTGGCTTCCGCCTTCGGGTATTTGGTGTTACATGCGGTACAGAGAAACGCCGAATGTTCAGCTTCTTCTTCGATAGCCTCAGAGAATTGGTCTTTGTATTGATCTGACATGGCTGCTCCTTTCTGCTTGCGTTGGTTACCTTTATTTATCAGTGTAGCAGCAGGCGGTCTTTGCACAATGAGCAGGTTGCTCCTCTCGGGGGTAGATATTTTCTACCATTTTCAGTCCGCTAAAATTGTCAAACCTGGATTTGCTGATAAAATTTGACCACGTTCGCCAGGCGGCAGCGCCCGCCGCAACAACGGCTCTTCCTTCCGGAGGTGCAGATGAGCGCCGTCAGACTTATGATCGTGGATCAGCAGCCTGTGGTGGAAAAGGGGCTGGAACATTTTCTGGCGGACTGCACCGATATCAGTATCTGCGCCAGGGCGGGCAGTGCGCTGGCGGGCCTGAAACTGCTGCAACAGGTGAAGGTTGATATAGTGGTCATGGATCTGGCTTTCCCGACGCTCGGCGGCACTGAAGCCATTCGCCTGCTTTTGGCGGAAATGCCGGAGCTTGCCATTGTCGTGTATACTGCCAGAGACGACGAAGCCTCTGTTTTTCATGCGCTTAAGGCCGGGGCCAGGGGTTATATCTTGAAACAGAGCCCGCTGGAGGAATTGATTGCAGGCATTCGTGAAGTTCAGCGCGGCGGTTATGCACTCAGCCCCTGCCTGAATCCGGAAATTATCAAATTTTACCTGAACCATCGGGACGATGGTGATGACCAACTGGCTCAATACCTGGCGTTGACGGACCGCGAAAAGCAGGTATTCAGGCTGCTGGCATTGGGCAAACAGACCGATGAGCTTGCAACGCTCCTGACCATCAGTCCGAAAACCGTGGCCAAGCATCGGGCCGCGATAAAGCATAAACTCGGGTTTAAAAACAGTGTGGAAATTCTGCACTATGCCATCAGATTGGGAATTGTCGATATCGACGAAACTTGATTAATTCAGACCCTGCGGGTGTCAAGCGGGAGAGCTTTATGCAAAACGAGCCAATATCCACTGCTGCGGTCAACCTGGACGGCGCTGCCGACTGGGTGGCTTTTGATGCTCCGGCGCTGGTCGGGGCATCGTTGCGTTTCGTATCTGCTGAACCAGAGGGGAACCGCTACCGGGTT
This genomic window from Pelobacter seleniigenes DSM 18267 contains:
- a CDS encoding TRAP transporter large permease is translated as MIASFFVFLSLGIPVVLSLLAGSLTYLAFNPDLSILLIPIKLFRATDAFVFLSVPLFVLAGKLMNLTGTTESLIEFSDMLVGRLRGGLAHVNILVSMFFGGCTGAAISDTTAVGSVLIPSMVKKGYPKDFSAAVTAASSTMGPIIPPSLAFILYGAISNVSIGDLFLAGIIPGILVGVFQMFVVFYYAKKYDFPKREQRYTARQALKCFKEVSWGLMLPVIIVGGIATGFCTPTEAAAIAVFYSLFVGLVVYRNLGLRQILSAMRDSAIESGAIMIIVAAAALFGWVLAMEQVPMKLAEAILDITSSPWQVLILVNLALLLLGMFMDYAPAVILVTPILIPLYIQIGLDPLQAGVMTCVNLITGLATPPVGCCLFAASVISGEAFEKVCWAIFPFILMNLLVLALVSYCPVVTTFIPKVIFGH
- a CDS encoding FadR/GntR family transcriptional regulator, giving the protein MKIKTDSAPEKVVKRILKEIENHQLKPDDQLPNYRELAGKYGVGISTIREAINALAVMDKVVVIQGKGTFIKNPPPEEKALKEADVCSLFRHASVYNLMEIREVLECHAVQKAAEVISEEQIVVLQEVFERLENSYGEEYLYLTEDIAFHVEIARAGKNPLLGELLKIIHLMVNQKTSVIFQTASSENIRNAIVTARQVLNFIIAGEGGRAQRCMREHLAITKEIILKTLLDERLS
- a CDS encoding proline racemase family protein, which produces MKQVTKIDVIDSHTGGEPTRLVITGGPDLGEGDMAERREVFRNKYDHWRAGIVNEPRGSAEIVGALLCKPQNPSNTAGVVFFNNIGYLGMCGHGTIGLVSSLAYLGRITPGQHVIETPVGNVNTILHDSGEVTVNNVVSYRFKQGISINAGEYGTISGDIAWGGNWFFLTADHGQNISAQNIDVLTDCAESIRFALNAAGITGAGGQPIDHIELFGTPSTKVADSRNFVLCPGGAYDRSPCGTGTSAKLACLVADKKLVPGQGWRQESITGSIFEGHVRIEDGHIYPSIKGMAFVTGENTLVFNEADPFCFGIF
- a CDS encoding PLP-dependent aminotransferase family protein, whose product is MGTTLEQDLFRYRRVEKHLLTLIESGALKKEEKLPSLRQLSRQLQVSISTVSQAYLELEKKGVISSRERSGFFVTATARELPQPVSRPQLPMIPTFGQRSDLIQTVLEALGNHSLLPFGVVSPAEELLPGKTLTRLLTTALRADPAKALNYTGVHGDLELRRQIAMRALDAGIATSAEEILITSGALEGIAIALRLLTRPGDNVLIQSPSYFCFLQLLENCGLRAIEIPSSATGIDPADIRRAINRFDIRAVIMVPNFNNPDGSLTPDEVKKEIVGILARRNIPLVEDDVYGELSFAGRRPATCKSFDEQGLVILASSFSKTVAPGYRVGWMIPGRFYDKAVELKTTTNICTASPNQMALAAFLREGYYERHLRRLRRAIETQVETVLLGLKRDFPPATRAAHPAGGAAVWVELPQGIDAVEYFYRARAMGISLAPGPIFSTQDRYNNFIRLSCNGIWNERLEQGLARLGELARELSSV
- a CDS encoding aspartate/glutamate racemase family protein is translated as MKTIGLLGGMSWESTILYYQLLNEGVRARCGGLHSAKILLHSVDFAEIEQLQTSGRWDEAGRVLAAAAQGLEQNGAELILICTNLMHKVAPAIEASLQVPLLHIADATGRAIQAQGLGKIGLLGARYTMEEGFYRQRLQDKFGLEVVIPAAAEREFVHRVIFDELCRGIFTDSSRQRYLEIIEGMRQQGAQGVVLGCTEIPLLVRQSDTELPLFSTTALHAEAALEAAFAELEAVVS
- a CDS encoding DJ-1/PfpI family protein, whose product is MAAKKILMLVGDFVEDYEVMVPFQALQMVGYTVHAVCPDKKAGDSVRTAIHDFEGDQTYSEKPGHNFALNATFAEVRADAYDALVIPGGRAPEYIRLNPDVIKIVKHFAAADKPIAAVCHGAQVLAAADVLKNKTCSCYPAVAPDVASAGGTYADIPVDKAYVDGKLVTSPAWPAHPEWLAKFLEVMGAKIEL
- a CDS encoding MgtC/SapB family protein, with translation MEAASLQLLENYLLAILLGALMGLERERKDTRLAGLRTFILTTLFGTICSQISTNIVNSWILFGGIMAVTVQSAMVHFLRFRADIAAGLTTSVALLIAYGIGVLIPLGQSLEAIALSLITTVILYFKPQLQEFSRKLSERDIFAIFQFGLIAFIILPILPNRGYGPYHALNPANIWLMVVMISALNLIGYVTLKLVGQRWGGPVLGILGGLVSSTATTLSFSRHSRSNNELSMIGALIVSVASAVVLIRIAFLVGIIHLQLLTQLAIPLVMMFLAGQVPAFLIWRQSSHQETPLPVIRNPVEMRQALWFGLLYAIILLAVSAGKDFLGEGGVYIVALVSGLTDVDAITLTNARLVETGTLAESQAAISILLAYVSNLAFKLAMVGVLGTRKMLLWTMFCFICLAAPALLILL